A single window of Actinoallomurus bryophytorum DNA harbors:
- a CDS encoding saccharopine dehydrogenase family protein, with protein MAGRIVVFGATGYTGTLTARALVAQGARPVLAGRNPETLAKLADDLGGLETLPADVEEPRTVRALVERDDVLVSTVGPYLRYGRAAVEAAVDAGAHYLDCTGEPPFVREVFEVYGPQAHSALIPALGYDFAPGNLAAALALDRVGDDGFRVDIGYFVGGGDLFRGLSVGTLRSIAGVASARMYTFRGRIHDERRARVRDFDVAGRSRTALSIGGSEHFALPASYPALYEVNVYLGWFGRATRTVAVAPRGAAALGIRVGLGALARLAGRWRGGKSTLTSRIVAVAYDAEGALLTDVHLSGGDPYDFTARALSWAACQAAQGMVETGALGPVGAFGLSELEAGCALAGIARVTG; from the coding sequence ATGGCGGGCCGCATCGTCGTCTTCGGCGCCACCGGCTACACGGGGACCCTGACCGCCCGTGCGCTCGTCGCGCAGGGCGCGCGGCCCGTTCTCGCCGGACGCAACCCCGAGACCCTGGCGAAGCTGGCGGACGACCTCGGCGGCCTGGAGACACTGCCGGCCGACGTCGAGGAGCCGCGTACGGTGCGGGCCCTGGTCGAGCGGGACGACGTGCTCGTCAGCACGGTGGGACCGTACCTGCGGTACGGCCGCGCCGCCGTGGAGGCGGCGGTCGACGCGGGTGCGCACTATCTGGACTGCACCGGTGAGCCGCCGTTCGTCCGCGAGGTCTTCGAGGTCTACGGCCCCCAGGCGCATTCCGCGCTGATCCCGGCGCTCGGATACGACTTCGCGCCGGGCAATCTGGCCGCGGCCCTGGCCCTCGACCGGGTCGGCGACGACGGGTTCCGTGTTGACATCGGCTACTTCGTCGGCGGCGGCGACCTGTTCCGCGGGCTGTCGGTCGGCACCCTGCGGTCGATCGCCGGAGTCGCGTCCGCGCGGATGTACACCTTCCGCGGCCGCATCCATGACGAACGCCGCGCACGCGTACGGGACTTCGACGTGGCGGGCCGGTCGCGTACGGCCCTGTCGATCGGCGGTTCGGAACACTTCGCGCTGCCCGCCTCCTACCCGGCCCTGTACGAGGTCAACGTCTATCTGGGCTGGTTCGGGCGTGCGACGCGGACGGTCGCGGTCGCGCCGCGCGGGGCCGCGGCACTCGGCATACGGGTGGGCCTGGGCGCGCTGGCACGTCTCGCGGGCCGGTGGCGAGGCGGGAAGAGCACCCTGACATCGCGCATCGTCGCGGTGGCCTATGACGCCGAGGGTGCGCTTCTGACCGATGTGCACCTTTCCGGCGGAGATCCCTATGATTTCACCGCTCGCGCCCTTTCCTGGGCCGCCTGCCAGGCCGCTCAGGGAATGGTCGAAACGGGTGCACTCGGCCCAGTCGGGGCATTCGGACTTTCGGAGCTCGAAGCGGGCTGCGCCCTGGCCGGGATCGCTCGCGTCACCGGCTGA
- a CDS encoding nuclease-related domain-containing protein, with amino-acid sequence MAGASAQARYRSLRAQYRQERVLARLVLAGVAGSMTAGLFDWLPGMSVALGILLLHSLFLRVKPDPVTRWRRGAAAERRTGRRLARLDPAYFHVLHDRALPAASRANLDHLVVGLTGVYAIVSRRWPPLTRLRAADERMWAGPRPMTRVLVMARDAARTVAEHLSDDLGRRVEVNAVIVVHGARMPHAGFVFDGVTVQRAKRAGRLIQRQPAVFTTAQVAAIAAAAERILPPMIDV; translated from the coding sequence GTGGCCGGTGCGTCGGCGCAGGCCCGTTACCGCAGTCTGCGGGCCCAGTACCGGCAGGAGCGGGTCCTCGCGCGGCTCGTTCTGGCGGGCGTCGCGGGCTCCATGACGGCCGGGCTGTTCGACTGGCTGCCCGGAATGTCGGTCGCCCTCGGGATCCTGCTCCTGCACTCGCTCTTCCTGCGCGTCAAGCCGGACCCGGTCACCCGGTGGCGACGCGGTGCCGCGGCCGAGCGGCGTACGGGACGGCGGCTCGCCCGGCTCGACCCCGCCTACTTCCACGTGCTGCACGACCGGGCGCTTCCCGCGGCGTCCCGCGCGAACCTGGACCACCTCGTCGTCGGGCTCACCGGCGTGTACGCGATCGTCTCCCGCCGGTGGCCGCCGCTCACCCGGCTGCGCGCCGCGGACGAACGCATGTGGGCCGGCCCGCGGCCGATGACGCGAGTGCTGGTGATGGCGAGGGACGCGGCGCGTACGGTCGCCGAACACCTCTCGGACGATCTCGGTCGCCGCGTGGAGGTCAACGCGGTCATCGTGGTGCACGGCGCGCGAATGCCCCATGCGGGCTTCGTGTTCGACGGGGTCACGGTGCAGCGCGCCAAGCGGGCGGGACGGCTCATCCAGCGGCAGCCGGCGGTGTTCACCACGGCCCAGGTGGCGGCCATCGCCGCCGCGGCGGAGCGGATCCTCCCCCCGATGATCGACGTCTGA
- a CDS encoding quinone-dependent dihydroorotate dehydrogenase translates to MYRLLFATLLRRMPAETVHRLSFRALRALAAVPGALPLVRRLFGPRDPALRVRALGLDFPGPLGLAAGFDKDAEAYEALGAFGFGFVEIGTVTARAQPGNPRPRLFRLVRDRAIVNRMGFNNDGARAAAARLRGPRRIIVGVNIGKTKVVPEHEAVADYVESTERLAALADYLVVNVSSPNTPGLRDLQAVEHLRPLLEAVRAAAVRATPRRVPLLVKIAPDLDDADVDAVADLALDLGLDGIIATNTTISRDGLTSANAEEAGAGGLSGAPLKGRSLEVLRRLRERAGDRLVLISVGGIETADEAWERIQAGATLVQAYTGLIYGGPSWPRGINRGLSARLRREGRTTL, encoded by the coding sequence ATGTACCGACTCCTGTTCGCCACGCTGCTGCGCCGCATGCCGGCCGAGACCGTGCACCGGCTCAGCTTCCGTGCCCTGCGCGCCCTGGCCGCCGTCCCCGGGGCGCTGCCTCTCGTCCGCCGCCTGTTCGGCCCGCGTGACCCCGCGTTGCGGGTGCGGGCGCTCGGGCTGGACTTTCCCGGTCCGCTCGGGCTCGCGGCCGGGTTCGACAAGGACGCCGAGGCGTACGAGGCGCTGGGCGCCTTCGGCTTCGGGTTCGTCGAGATCGGCACGGTCACGGCGCGTGCGCAGCCCGGCAACCCGCGGCCGCGATTGTTCCGCCTCGTGCGGGACCGGGCGATCGTCAACCGGATGGGCTTCAACAACGATGGCGCACGCGCGGCGGCGGCCCGGCTGCGCGGGCCACGCAGGATCATCGTCGGCGTCAACATCGGCAAGACGAAGGTCGTCCCCGAGCACGAGGCCGTCGCCGACTACGTCGAGAGCACCGAACGCCTCGCCGCCCTCGCGGACTACCTCGTGGTCAACGTCAGCTCTCCGAACACCCCCGGCCTGCGTGACCTCCAAGCCGTCGAGCACCTCAGGCCGCTGCTGGAGGCCGTGCGCGCGGCGGCCGTCCGCGCGACGCCGCGTCGCGTACCGCTGCTCGTGAAGATCGCCCCGGACCTCGACGACGCCGACGTCGACGCGGTCGCCGACCTGGCGCTGGACCTCGGTCTCGACGGCATCATCGCGACCAACACCACGATCTCCCGTGACGGACTGACCAGCGCGAACGCCGAGGAGGCCGGAGCGGGCGGGCTGTCGGGCGCGCCGCTCAAGGGCCGCTCGCTGGAGGTCCTGCGACGCCTGCGCGAGCGGGCCGGGGACCGGCTCGTGCTGATCTCGGTCGGCGGCATCGAGACCGCCGACGAGGCGTGGGAGCGCATCCAGGCCGGCGCGACCCTCGTCCAGGCGTACACGGGGCTGATCTACGGCGGTCCGTCGTGGCCGCGCGGCATCAACCGCGGCCTCAGCGCCCGGCTACGACGCGAGGGCCGCACGACGCTCTGA
- a CDS encoding aminotransferase class IV family protein: protein MTALPRFEIDGHAATTSELSVLAMLNYGHFTAMQVRGGRTRGLDLHLARLDAANRELYGAGLPGELVRDRIRHALGEISDAAVRVIVFGESPSVMVVVRPPIAGPDTALGLRTVSYQRPLAHVKHLGGFGQSYHRRLAEREGFDEALLTDPDGVISEGAITNLGCFDGTSVIWPDAPALDGITMLLLEKALPAQGVPSRRGPVLVADLGKFRGVFVTNSRGVAAVERVDDLRLGVDEAFMKTVTQAYESVTWDVI, encoded by the coding sequence GTGACGGCTCTCCCGCGTTTCGAGATCGACGGCCACGCCGCGACGACCTCCGAGCTCAGCGTCCTCGCGATGCTCAACTACGGTCACTTCACCGCGATGCAGGTACGCGGCGGGCGCACGCGCGGCCTGGATCTGCATCTCGCACGGCTGGACGCGGCCAACCGCGAGCTCTACGGCGCCGGTCTGCCCGGTGAGCTGGTGCGCGACCGCATCCGGCACGCTCTCGGCGAGATCTCCGACGCGGCCGTACGCGTCATCGTGTTCGGCGAGAGCCCGTCGGTGATGGTCGTCGTACGGCCTCCGATCGCCGGACCGGACACCGCTCTCGGCCTGCGTACGGTCTCCTACCAGCGCCCCCTCGCCCACGTGAAGCATCTCGGGGGTTTCGGGCAGAGCTACCACCGGCGGCTCGCCGAGCGTGAGGGTTTCGACGAGGCGCTTCTGACCGATCCCGATGGGGTCATCTCCGAAGGCGCGATCACCAACCTCGGCTGTTTCGACGGCACCTCGGTCATCTGGCCCGACGCGCCGGCCCTGGACGGGATCACCATGCTGCTGCTGGAGAAGGCGCTGCCGGCGCAGGGGGTTCCGTCGCGGCGGGGTCCGGTGCTCGTCGCCGACCTGGGCAAGTTCCGCGGTGTCTTCGTCACCAACTCCCGCGGCGTCGCCGCCGTCGAGCGCGTCGATGACCTGCGGCTCGGAGTGGACGAGGCGTTCATGAAGACCGTGACGCAGGCGTATGAGTCCGTGACCTGGGACGTGATCTGA
- a CDS encoding YciI family protein, translating into MVLIYNRPGFVEELSEAERSELFGDVDALLKELTDSGELLSTHALADPATTRTVRVRDGVQAVTDGPFIEAKEQFAGYLLLEASLERAIDVAARWPDAKKFAMEVREVL; encoded by the coding sequence ATGGTGCTGATCTACAACCGTCCCGGGTTCGTCGAAGAGCTGTCCGAGGCCGAGCGCAGCGAGCTGTTCGGCGATGTCGACGCGCTCCTCAAGGAGCTCACCGACTCCGGTGAGCTGCTGAGCACTCACGCGCTGGCCGACCCGGCGACGACCCGGACCGTACGCGTGCGCGACGGTGTCCAGGCGGTCACCGACGGGCCGTTCATCGAGGCCAAGGAGCAGTTCGCCGGCTACCTCCTCCTCGAGGCGAGCCTCGAACGGGCCATCGACGTCGCGGCGCGCTGGCCGGACGCCAAGAAGTTCGCGATGGAGGTGCGGGAGGTCCTCTGA
- a CDS encoding ACT domain-containing protein → MSGETDLDRLLSGLDPELHEGVYVFATLPEDVPGLNPVMTFTEAEGRTVVLPAEEADRAGVPYVSPSAWITLRVHSSLEAVGMMAAIATALTEAGISCNAVSAYHHDHLFVPWPRARDAVDVLHALGRR, encoded by the coding sequence GTGAGCGGAGAAACCGACCTTGACCGGCTGCTGTCCGGCCTGGACCCCGAGCTGCACGAGGGCGTGTACGTCTTCGCGACCCTGCCGGAGGACGTGCCGGGCCTGAACCCGGTGATGACCTTCACCGAGGCGGAGGGACGTACGGTGGTCCTCCCCGCGGAGGAGGCGGACCGCGCCGGCGTCCCGTACGTCTCACCCAGCGCGTGGATCACCCTGCGCGTCCATTCGTCTTTGGAGGCGGTCGGCATGATGGCCGCGATCGCCACGGCCCTGACCGAGGCCGGGATCAGCTGTAACGCCGTCTCGGCCTACCACCACGACCATCTCTTCGTCCCGTGGCCGCGCGCCCGCGACGCCGTGGACGTGCTGCACGCCCTGGGCAGGCGATGA
- a CDS encoding LysR family transcriptional regulator, with product MEQREIEAFLTLADELHFGRTAERLHVSTARISQAIKTLERRVGAPLFERTSRRVALTPLGRRLHEDLRPAYQGIQEGLERAIAAGRGVDGVLRVGFVNAAAGRLILLVADGFRVRHPRCAVEIREVQVGDCLVALRAGEIDVLLATFPIEEADLTTGSVLLSEPRVLAVSSRHPFARRESVSLEDLARDEVLRAPCSDLDYWEAARVPERTPGGRPIERGQPTATFQEMLTLIGAGRGIYPVGAHATRYYTRPDVTYVPFRGAPPLEWGLIWRTSAETSRVRAFDEAARDVITARGGPEHDAVRPRAVAAR from the coding sequence ATGGAACAGCGGGAGATCGAGGCGTTTCTGACGCTCGCCGACGAGCTGCACTTCGGCCGTACCGCCGAACGCCTCCACGTGTCGACGGCCCGGATCAGTCAGGCGATCAAGACGCTGGAGCGCAGGGTCGGCGCTCCGCTGTTCGAGCGGACCAGCCGCCGGGTGGCGCTGACCCCGCTGGGACGCCGCCTTCACGAGGACCTGCGACCGGCGTACCAGGGGATTCAGGAGGGACTGGAGCGAGCGATCGCCGCGGGCCGTGGCGTCGACGGTGTCCTGCGCGTCGGCTTCGTCAACGCGGCGGCGGGCCGGCTCATCCTGCTGGTCGCGGACGGCTTCCGCGTGCGTCATCCCCGTTGTGCGGTCGAGATCCGCGAGGTCCAGGTCGGCGACTGCCTCGTCGCGCTCCGCGCCGGCGAGATCGACGTCCTGCTCGCCACCTTCCCGATCGAGGAGGCCGACCTCACCACCGGTTCCGTGCTCCTGAGCGAACCCCGCGTACTCGCCGTCTCCTCCCGGCATCCCTTCGCGCGCCGGGAGTCGGTGTCACTCGAGGACCTGGCCCGCGACGAGGTCCTGCGCGCCCCGTGTTCGGACCTGGACTACTGGGAGGCCGCGCGGGTACCCGAGCGGACGCCCGGTGGCCGACCCATCGAACGCGGGCAGCCGACCGCGACGTTCCAGGAGATGCTCACCCTCATCGGTGCGGGGCGAGGCATCTATCCCGTCGGCGCCCACGCGACCCGGTACTACACGCGGCCGGACGTCACCTACGTCCCGTTCCGCGGCGCCCCACCCCTCGAATGGGGTCTCATCTGGCGAACCTCCGCCGAGACGAGCAGAGTCCGCGCCTTCGACGAGGCGGCCCGCGACGTCATCACGGCGCGCGGCGGCCCCGAGCACGACGCCGTCAGGCCGAGGGCCGTCGCGGCCCGGTGA
- a CDS encoding nuclear transport factor 2 family protein, giving the protein MYVTTHQALSAEDGLRDRTEVIDALYRFGLGQDLHDRELFASAFSADAELDFRPAAVKAGIESDLMTGRDTIVNVIFGLFADRVDTTHVVTNPRVRVDGDTARLTAIVEAQHLLKADHTKYALLKNLYDTDLVRDGARWTIRRIRIDNVWYTGEPKAIFG; this is encoded by the coding sequence ATGTACGTCACCACGCATCAGGCGCTGTCGGCCGAGGACGGGCTCAGGGACCGTACGGAGGTGATCGACGCGCTGTACCGGTTCGGCCTCGGGCAGGATCTGCACGACCGGGAACTGTTCGCCTCGGCGTTCTCCGCCGACGCCGAACTCGACTTCCGCCCGGCGGCGGTCAAGGCCGGGATCGAGAGCGACCTCATGACCGGGCGCGACACGATCGTAAACGTGATCTTCGGTCTGTTCGCGGACCGCGTCGACACCACCCACGTGGTCACCAACCCCCGCGTACGGGTGGACGGCGACACCGCCCGGCTCACCGCGATCGTCGAGGCCCAGCACCTGCTCAAGGCCGACCACACGAAGTACGCCCTGCTCAAGAACCTCTACGACACCGACCTCGTACGCGACGGCGCGCGGTGGACGATCCGGCGGATCCGCATCGACAACGTCTGGTACACCGGTGAGCCCAAGGCCATCTTCGGCTGA
- a CDS encoding serine hydrolase, whose product MKIRGIGTRAFVGLAATTALLGTAIAPAQAAEHSNDSASGVAQKLQQAMDQLHFEQVLDLAPPTTTAQARTLAAQSVDKDAASPAQRAQRFSTLAAPAPISQQPQIDMSVIELDKNGRPLSSGTVLMSPQYPHGVVVPVDKNYHTDAVRWRQWDDAGWYTNHAQGTIDIVPGRESAPLDFMEPYPASVLKLMVNFGVLRLVDQGVISLDDTYDYQPTTPSSLCGDASSNTIRNYIDASITYSSNGASCALTKLLWDHNAVDGLNQTFQDLGLETMQLKETNPANGGHWSNPVTMTSLDTAKLLMIINGGSGKLWTTPNGTAVTSAALSPSSRQFFKSELAQQGFNDVLSTTSWCGADYPAPGIPQLTASRWIAADGTTTVDGDAYAHDVRPCNQAAQVTFAHKTGLVGNSGSDAGIVKSLPGKQGRSYIITMFSNLGDQYQDPNRPPTEPGAHPVAYTEKFAQLGKIMDQFEAAHSH is encoded by the coding sequence GTGAAAATCCGGGGAATAGGTACACGTGCCTTCGTCGGCCTCGCGGCGACGACGGCATTGCTGGGTACCGCCATCGCGCCGGCCCAGGCGGCCGAGCACTCGAATGACTCCGCGAGCGGCGTAGCACAGAAGCTTCAGCAGGCGATGGACCAGCTGCATTTCGAGCAGGTCCTCGACCTTGCTCCGCCGACAACAACAGCGCAGGCCCGTACCCTCGCCGCCCAGTCGGTGGACAAGGACGCAGCGTCGCCGGCCCAGCGCGCACAGAGGTTCTCCACCCTTGCCGCACCGGCGCCGATCTCGCAGCAGCCGCAGATCGACATGAGCGTCATCGAGCTGGACAAGAACGGTCGGCCGCTGTCCTCCGGCACCGTGCTGATGAGCCCGCAGTATCCGCACGGAGTCGTCGTACCGGTCGACAAGAATTACCACACGGACGCCGTTCGCTGGCGTCAATGGGATGACGCCGGCTGGTACACCAACCATGCTCAGGGCACCATCGACATCGTTCCCGGCCGGGAAAGCGCTCCTCTCGATTTCATGGAGCCCTATCCGGCATCGGTACTCAAGCTGATGGTCAACTTCGGTGTACTCCGCCTGGTCGACCAGGGTGTCATCAGCCTTGACGACACTTACGACTATCAGCCGACGACGCCGAGTTCGCTGTGCGGCGACGCGTCGAGCAACACCATTCGCAATTACATCGACGCGTCGATCACGTACTCCTCGAACGGCGCGTCCTGCGCACTCACCAAGCTGCTCTGGGACCACAACGCGGTCGACGGGCTCAACCAGACGTTCCAGGACCTCGGCCTGGAGACGATGCAGCTGAAGGAGACCAACCCGGCGAACGGCGGGCACTGGTCCAACCCCGTCACCATGACGTCGCTGGACACCGCCAAGCTGCTGATGATCATCAACGGCGGCTCGGGCAAGCTGTGGACGACGCCGAACGGCACGGCCGTCACGAGCGCGGCGCTGAGCCCGTCCTCGCGGCAGTTCTTCAAGAGCGAGCTGGCGCAGCAGGGCTTCAACGACGTGCTGTCGACCACGAGCTGGTGCGGCGCCGACTACCCGGCGCCGGGCATCCCCCAGCTCACCGCGTCCCGCTGGATCGCCGCGGACGGCACCACGACCGTCGACGGCGACGCGTACGCCCACGACGTGCGCCCGTGCAACCAGGCCGCTCAGGTGACGTTCGCCCACAAGACCGGGCTGGTCGGCAACTCGGGCTCGGACGCCGGCATCGTGAAGTCCCTGCCCGGCAAGCAGGGCCGGAGCTACATCATCACGATGTTCTCCAACCTCGGTGACCAGTACCAGGACCCGAACCGTCCCCCGACGGAGCCGGGCGCCCACCCGGTCGCCTACACCGAGAAGTTCGCCCAGCTGGGCAAGATCATGGACCAGTTCGAAGCCGCACACTCGCACTGA
- a CDS encoding NAD(P)-dependent oxidoreductase: MRILLIGASGMIGSRVAAETRDRGHEVTGATRSGADGTEKADASDTAAIAALAAGKDAVVFSISAGRDGTPAEGPLLAAGRAVLDAMRQAGVRRLFVVGGAGSLEVAPSVRLIDTPEFPEIYKNEALAQCALLDVIRAEAEDLDWTYISPAAEIQPGERTGTYRRGVGRLVTDAEGRSEISAEDFAIGLVDELEKGAAADRHITFAH; encoded by the coding sequence ATGAGGATTCTGCTGATCGGTGCGAGCGGCATGATCGGAAGCCGGGTCGCGGCCGAGACCCGCGACCGGGGACACGAGGTCACCGGCGCCACCCGCAGCGGTGCCGACGGAACGGAGAAGGCGGACGCGAGCGACACCGCGGCCATCGCCGCACTTGCCGCCGGTAAGGACGCCGTCGTCTTCTCGATCTCGGCGGGGCGCGACGGTACCCCCGCGGAGGGCCCGCTGCTCGCGGCCGGGCGAGCCGTGCTCGACGCCATGCGCCAGGCCGGGGTACGACGGCTGTTCGTCGTCGGGGGAGCGGGCAGCCTGGAGGTCGCGCCGAGCGTACGGCTGATCGACACGCCGGAGTTCCCCGAGATCTACAAGAACGAGGCGCTGGCCCAGTGCGCGCTGCTCGACGTGATCCGCGCGGAGGCCGAGGACCTCGACTGGACCTACATCTCGCCCGCGGCCGAGATCCAGCCCGGCGAGCGGACCGGGACGTACCGGAGAGGCGTCGGCCGGCTGGTCACCGACGCCGAGGGCCGGAGTGAGATCAGCGCCGAGGACTTCGCCATCGGGCTGGTGGACGAGCTGGAGAAAGGCGCGGCGGCCGACCGCCACATCACGTTCGCCCACTGA
- a CDS encoding winged helix-turn-helix transcriptional regulator, whose amino-acid sequence MTQGNAFDPECPTRQVLDRIGDRWTVLIVLSLRDGARRFTELRKAVNGVTPKVLTQTLRAMERDGLLTRRVFAEVPPRVEYELTPLGMSLQGPIQAITDWAEKNMSEVMAAREAALQT is encoded by the coding sequence ATGACCCAGGGAAACGCCTTCGACCCGGAGTGCCCGACGCGGCAGGTCCTCGACCGCATCGGCGACAGGTGGACCGTACTGATCGTCCTCAGCCTGCGCGACGGCGCCCGGAGGTTCACCGAGCTGCGCAAGGCGGTCAACGGCGTCACGCCGAAGGTCCTCACCCAGACACTGCGCGCGATGGAACGCGACGGCCTGCTGACCCGCCGGGTCTTCGCCGAGGTGCCCCCGAGAGTGGAGTACGAGCTGACCCCGCTCGGCATGTCACTTCAGGGTCCGATCCAGGCCATCACCGACTGGGCCGAGAAGAACATGAGCGAGGTCATGGCCGCCCGCGAGGCGGCACTCCAGACCTGA
- a CDS encoding SDR family oxidoreductase, translating to MTSSGVAVVTGAGSGIGRHVARALLGAGYRVALAGRRAEALRATAEGSGDALVVPADVGSPESVAHLFEEVRRAWGRIDLLVNNAGTFGPAGAVDEISYEDWQHAVDTNLTGTFLCSQHAVRLMKEQRPRGGRIINNGSISAHTPRPGSVAYTATKHAITGLTKAISLDGRAYDVACGQIDIGNAATEMTAGIAQGALQPDGRRIPEPTFDVEHVARAVLYMAGLPLDANVQFMTITATKMPFIGRG from the coding sequence GTGACATCGAGTGGCGTCGCGGTGGTCACCGGAGCCGGTTCCGGGATCGGACGGCACGTCGCGCGGGCGCTGCTCGGAGCCGGTTACCGGGTGGCGCTCGCGGGCCGGCGCGCCGAGGCCCTGCGGGCGACGGCGGAGGGCTCCGGCGACGCGCTGGTGGTGCCGGCCGACGTCGGGTCGCCGGAGTCGGTGGCGCACCTGTTCGAGGAGGTGCGCCGCGCGTGGGGCCGGATCGACCTGCTCGTCAACAACGCGGGTACGTTCGGCCCCGCCGGTGCGGTCGACGAGATCTCCTACGAGGACTGGCAGCACGCCGTCGACACGAACCTCACGGGTACGTTCCTGTGCTCACAGCACGCGGTGCGGCTGATGAAGGAGCAGCGGCCACGCGGCGGCAGGATCATCAACAACGGCTCGATCTCCGCGCACACTCCCCGGCCCGGCAGCGTCGCCTACACCGCGACGAAGCATGCGATCACGGGCCTGACCAAGGCGATCTCTCTCGACGGGCGCGCGTACGACGTCGCGTGCGGCCAGATCGACATCGGCAACGCAGCCACGGAGATGACCGCGGGGATCGCACAGGGCGCCCTCCAGCCGGACGGACGCCGGATCCCGGAGCCGACGTTCGACGTCGAGCACGTGGCCCGTGCCGTGCTGTACATGGCGGGGCTGCCGCTCGACGCCAACGTGCAGTTCATGACCATCACCGCGACGAAGATGCCGTTCATCGGCCGAGGCTGA
- a CDS encoding 5-methyltetrahydropteroyltriglutamate--homocysteine S-methyltransferase, with protein sequence MAETPITAETAGRPPFRADHVGSLLRPPALLRARDDFAAGRIDAEQLRAIEDEAIREVVRRQREAGLRTATDGEFRRESWHMDFIYQLGGIKQVQDGTIKVAFHNKEKTYEWAPPSAHVVAPLTLEDTIFGEAFTFLRDNADGSTPKLTIPSPSMVHYRGGRSAIDESVYPDLDRFWADLTAAYAEEVRRVYDLGCRYLQLDDTSLAYVNDPAQRRHVAEIGGDPEHQHEQYIANINRVLADRPADLTVTTHMCRGNNQSMWAAEGGYDFIAETLFNELAVDGFFCEWDDERSGGFEPLRFVPKGKRVVLGLVTTKRGELESKDDLKRRIEDASRFVDVDQLCLSPQCGFSSTKEGNDLTQEQQWAKLALIVETAEEVWGSL encoded by the coding sequence ATGGCCGAAACACCGATCACTGCCGAGACCGCCGGACGTCCGCCGTTCCGTGCCGACCACGTCGGGAGTCTGTTGCGCCCGCCAGCGCTGCTGCGAGCCCGCGACGACTTCGCGGCCGGGCGGATCGACGCGGAGCAGCTCCGGGCGATCGAGGACGAGGCGATCCGCGAGGTCGTACGGAGGCAGCGCGAAGCCGGGCTGCGCACGGCGACCGACGGCGAGTTCCGCCGTGAGTCGTGGCACATGGACTTCATCTACCAGCTCGGCGGCATCAAACAGGTCCAGGACGGCACGATCAAGGTGGCCTTCCACAACAAGGAGAAGACCTACGAGTGGGCGCCACCGTCGGCTCACGTCGTCGCGCCGCTGACCCTCGAAGACACGATCTTCGGCGAGGCGTTCACGTTCCTGCGTGACAACGCGGACGGCTCCACACCGAAGCTCACCATCCCCTCGCCGAGCATGGTGCACTACCGCGGCGGGCGTTCGGCGATCGACGAGTCGGTCTACCCCGACCTCGACCGTTTCTGGGCCGACCTGACGGCGGCGTACGCCGAGGAGGTCCGCCGGGTGTACGACCTCGGCTGCCGCTACCTGCAGCTCGACGACACGAGCCTCGCGTACGTGAACGATCCCGCCCAGCGCCGTCATGTCGCCGAGATCGGTGGCGACCCGGAACACCAGCACGAGCAGTACATCGCGAACATCAACCGCGTCCTGGCGGACCGCCCGGCGGATCTCACGGTGACCACCCACATGTGCCGGGGTAACAACCAGAGCATGTGGGCGGCCGAGGGCGGCTACGACTTCATCGCCGAGACGCTGTTCAACGAGCTCGCCGTCGACGGTTTCTTCTGCGAGTGGGACGACGAGCGGTCCGGCGGGTTCGAACCGCTCCGCTTCGTGCCGAAGGGCAAGCGCGTCGTGCTCGGGCTCGTCACGACCAAGCGCGGCGAGCTCGAGAGCAAGGACGACCTCAAGCGGCGCATCGAGGACGCGTCGCGCTTCGTCGACGTCGACCAGCTGTGCCTGTCGCCCCAGTGCGGCTTCTCCTCGACCAAGGAGGGCAACGACCTCACGCAGGAGCAGCAGTGGGCGAAGCTGGCCCTGATCGTCGAGACGGCCGAAGAGGTGTGGGGTTCGCTGTGA